In the Salarias fasciatus chromosome 13, fSalaFa1.1, whole genome shotgun sequence genome, one interval contains:
- the npas4l gene encoding neuronal PAS domain-containing protein 4-like: protein MTLWCVSCRSQVSSPCTSQHRTRDDRRALCRRFRSTKGASKARRDHINHEIRNMRALLPISQEDQERLSYLHSMAAICTYIRKSVLFQGLPDEGRSHCSLPYEAFLQALHGFILVCTAQGRLVYVSENIADYLGFSMVDVLQGDSFYDMVERPDVDVVKSNLDMDHSSSSERSFICCLQTSKAFKSQHGGCCSMLVRGSFRCFPRPQQSAVRASATTEPLFVALCTPTANRLPHSGPLDSHSFSSSHRLDMSFTRLSDSVLYLLGYPAEEMTGQSWYGLVHPEDLSSSADSHRSLMQADDGSQVEMVLRLQRRDLSWTWMYIRANKDSGCQGISCTNFIISETEAKFLEKKISSDAFRPSSAANSCQFAQQASHTLSHNAKCFKRQRTCSSQGEERRVRARRESEQDVHYVACSSSRSDGSPVPLGDSSTLISSPYSPASSCSPVQQEEPGCDLLTDVHEGADQPLSSPESTLSYYSYPEAGFACHQSPSDSLPVAAEQPFDFGSLGARSPPSSSSPTYEFGACTSDARLVPDCLSVSDMCESPVECALHPDDLGLLEQPYGGGLVQLHHVPQRQLPVHARPLAHGQPATPAEPNQYSEREQAEISILAQQISSLASSFDMHYSLNPLQHVDQPAAADTPASACDWPRAPSLSSAPAPKHELLIDGVFDSILKDLDLDTRKSNTSVSAAGVSYGHQQGFACSGFDSLDLEQGPPAGLPTEELVVAEQLTAGSISIYPLSMQLGHHAQNTGLHQLNHHMQSSLLQDGLAEENLY, encoded by the exons ATGACTCTGTGGTGCGTCTCGTGCAGAAGTCAGGTCAGCTCCCCGTGCACgtcccagcaccggacccgggaCGACCGGCGCGCGCTCTGCAGGAGGTTCAG ATCCACGAAAGGAGCCTCCAAAGCCCGACGGGACCACATCAACCACGAGATCAGGAACATGCGCGCCCTGCTGCCCATCTcgcaggaggaccaggagcgGCTCTCCTACCTTCACTCCATGGCCGCCATATGCACCTACATCAGGAAGTCTGTTCTCTTCCAGG GGCTCCCGGATGAGGGGAGATCACACTGTTCTCTGCCGTACGAGGCCTTTCTTCAAGCCCTGCACGGCTTCATCCTGGTCTGCACCGCACAGGGCCGGCTGGTCTACGTGTCTGAGAATATAGCTGACTATCTCGGATTTTCCATG GTAGATGTGCTTCAGGGGGACTCCTTCTATGACATGGTGGAGCGCCCTGATGTGGACGTAGTCAAATCGAACCTGGACATGGACCACAGCTCTTCATCGG AGCGGAGCTTCATCTGCTGTCTGCAAACCTCCAAGGCCTTCAAGTCGCAGCACGGCGGCTGCTGCTCCATGCTGGTCAGAGGGAGTTTCCGGTGCTTTCCCCGGCCCCAGCAGTCCGCTGTCAGAGCCTCAGCCACCACCGAGCCTCTGTTCGTGGCCCTCTGCACCCCGACGGCAAACCGCCTTCCTCACAGCGGCCCCCTCGACTctcacagcttcagcagcagccacaggcTGGACATGAGTTTCACTCGGCTGTCGGACAG cgTTTTATATCTTTTGGGGTATCCGGCTGAGGAAATGACCGGTCAGTCTTGGTACGGTCTGGTGCACCCCGAGGATCTGTCATCAAGCGCAGATTCTCATCGGAGTTTAA tgcAGGCAGACGACGGCTCCCAGGTAGAGATGGTGCTGAGACTCCAGCGCAGGGATCTGTCATGGACCTGGATGTATATTCGAGCTAACAAGGACTCCGGGTGCCAGGGTATCAGCTGCACCAACTTCATCATCAG CGAAACCGAAGCCAAATTTCTCGAGAAGAAAATCAGCAGCGATGCCTTCAGGCCGTCATCTGCGGCAAATTCCTGCCAATTTGCTCAACAGGCGAGCCACACTCTGAGCCACAACGCTAAATGTTTTAAAAGGCAGCGGACGTGTAGCAGCCAGGGAGAGGAGCGGCGCGTCAGAGCTCGCAGGGAGTCGGAGCAAGACGTGCACTATGTGGCGTGTTCCTCCTCCCGGAGCGACGGCTCACCTGTTCCCTTGGGTGACAGCAGCACTCTCATCTCCTCTCCCTACAGcccggcctcctcctgctcgccggtgcagcaggaggagccggGCTGCGACCTGCTGACGGATGTGCATGAAGGCGCCGATCAGCCGCTGTCGTCCCCAGAGAGCACTCTGTCCTATTACTCCTACCCGGAGGCAGGGTTCGCCTGTCACCAATCCCCCTCCGACTCCCTTCCCGTGGCCGCCGAGCAACCCTTTGACTTCGGCTCGCTGGGCGCCCGctctccgccctcctcctcatctcccaCCTATGAGTTTGGAGCTTGTACATCTGACGCTCGATTAGTTCCGGACTGCCTGTCCGTGTCGGACATGTGCGAGAGCCCGGTGGAATGCGCTCTGCATCCAGATGATCTGGGCCTTCTCGAGCAGCCGTACGGGGGCGGTCTCGTCCAGCTGCACCACGTCCCCCAACGCCAGTTGCCCGTCCACGCCCGCCCTCTGGCGCACGGCCAACCCGCCACCCCCGCAGAGCCCAACCAGTACAGTGAGAGGGAGCAGGCGGAGATCAGCATTCTGGCCCAGCAGATCTCTTCCCTGGCCAGCAGCTTCGACATGCACTACAGCCTCAATCCCCTTCAACATGTGGACCAACCTGCGGCCGCCGACACCCCCGCCTCGGCCTGCGACTGGCCCCGAGCCCCCTCGCTCTCCTCGGCCCCCGCGCCAAAGCACGAACTGCTCATCGATGGTGTGTTTGACAGCATCCTGAAAGACCTGGATCTGGACACACGGAAAAGCAACACGTCCGTCAGTGCTGCCGGTGTTTCCTACGGCCACCAGCAGGGGTTTGCGTGCAGCGGGTTCGATTCCCTGGACCTGGAGCa